Proteins encoded by one window of Thermodesulfobacteriota bacterium:
- the frr gene encoding ribosome recycling factor, with product MMEALIKETSARMERSIEAFRKELGKVRTGRASFSLLDGVKVDYYGTLTPLQQVGTLSVPESRLITITPWDTKMIGPIEKAIQGAGLGLNPSSDGKVVRIPIPPLTEERRKELAKVVRKMAEEARVAVRNVRREEIEKLKEKEKKKEIAEDAVKRGQERIQKETDAFVRKIDDILKAKEQEILEV from the coding sequence ATGATGGAAGCGTTGATCAAGGAAACCTCCGCCCGCATGGAGCGGAGCATCGAGGCCTTCAGGAAGGAGCTGGGGAAGGTGCGCACCGGGCGCGCCTCCTTCTCCCTGCTCGACGGCGTCAAGGTCGACTACTACGGCACGCTCACGCCGCTCCAGCAGGTGGGCACGCTCTCCGTGCCCGAGAGCCGCCTGATCACGATCACCCCGTGGGACACGAAGATGATCGGACCGATCGAGAAGGCGATCCAGGGAGCGGGGCTGGGGCTGAACCCGTCGAGCGACGGGAAGGTCGTCCGCATCCCCATCCCGCCGCTGACCGAGGAGCGGCGCAAGGAGCTGGCGAAGGTCGTCCGGAAGATGGCCGAGGAGGCCCGCGTTGCCGTCCGGAACGTCCGCCGCGAGGAGATCGAGAAGCTCAAGGAGAAGGAGAAGAAGAAAGAGATCGCGGAGGACGCCGTCAAGCGGGGGCAGGAGCGGATCCAGAAGGAGACCGACGCCTTCGTCAGGAAGATCGACGACATCC
- the pyrH gene encoding UMP kinase, with product MPKPSYRRILLKLSGEALMGRQAYGIDEKILAGLAEEIREVTELGVQVALVIGGGNIFRGIGSSRAMGIERASADYMGMLATVINCLALQEVLERSGVDTRVLSAIEMRAIAEPYIRRRALRHLEKGRVVIFAAGTGNPYFTTDTAAALRAMEIGADAIFKATKVDGVYDRDPMADPKARKFSRLSYLDVLRKKLKVMDATAISLCMDNGLPIVVFNLTRKGNILKVVTGEKIGTVVHGGK from the coding sequence GTGCCGAAACCGTCGTACCGCCGCATCCTGCTCAAGCTCTCCGGGGAAGCCCTCATGGGGAGGCAGGCGTACGGGATCGACGAGAAGATCCTCGCCGGCCTGGCGGAGGAGATCCGCGAGGTGACGGAGCTGGGCGTGCAGGTCGCCCTGGTCATCGGCGGCGGGAACATCTTCCGGGGGATCGGCTCCAGCCGCGCCATGGGGATCGAGCGGGCGTCCGCCGACTACATGGGGATGCTGGCGACGGTCATCAACTGCCTCGCGCTCCAGGAGGTGCTGGAGCGGTCCGGGGTGGACACCCGGGTGCTTTCCGCCATCGAAATGCGCGCGATCGCCGAGCCCTACATCCGCCGGCGCGCCCTGCGGCACCTGGAAAAGGGGCGGGTGGTGATCTTCGCGGCGGGGACGGGGAACCCCTACTTCACCACCGACACCGCCGCGGCGCTCCGCGCCATGGAGATCGGCGCCGACGCCATCTTCAAGGCGACCAAGGTCGACGGCGTGTACGACCGCGACCCGATGGCCGACCCGAAGGCGAGGAAGTTCTCCCGCCTCAGCTACCTCGACGTCCTCCGGAAGAAGCTCAAGGTCATGGACGCCACGGCCATCTCCCTCTGCATGGACAACGGGCTGCCCATCGTGGTGTTCAACCTCACGCGGAAGGGGAACATCCTCAAGGTCGTGACGGGAGAGAAGATCGGCACGGTCGTGCACGGAGGGAAATGA
- the tsf gene encoding translation elongation factor Ts gives MEITSGMVKELREKTGAGLMDCKAALAAAGGDMEKAIDNLRTKGLAAAAKKSSRIASEGLVCAHVEGNSGTLVEINCETDFVAKTDEFAGLAAEIAALVNLKNPKDVDEALLLATNGGNLGEKLTEKVAKIGEKISFRRFVRFELSDAVPGVVVPYIHAGGKIGVLVALEGAGPKNAETAALAKDLAMQVAAASPAYVSRKDVPAEVVEHEKSIYREQAKASGKPDKILDKIAEGKLEKFYGDFCILEQAFIKDPDRKVGQLLAEAGKAAGTEIRLKSFARFQVGEGMEKRSDDLAAEVAKQIGKG, from the coding sequence ATGGAAATCACTTCCGGAATGGTCAAGGAGCTCCGCGAGAAGACGGGCGCGGGGCTGATGGATTGCAAGGCGGCGCTCGCCGCGGCGGGCGGCGACATGGAGAAGGCGATCGACAACCTGCGGACGAAGGGGCTTGCGGCCGCGGCGAAGAAATCCTCGCGGATCGCCTCCGAGGGGCTGGTGTGCGCCCACGTCGAGGGAAACTCCGGGACGCTGGTGGAGATCAACTGCGAGACCGATTTCGTGGCCAAGACCGACGAGTTCGCCGGGCTGGCGGCCGAGATCGCGGCGCTGGTGAACCTGAAGAACCCCAAGGACGTGGACGAGGCGCTGCTGCTCGCGACGAACGGCGGCAACCTCGGCGAGAAGCTCACGGAGAAGGTGGCAAAGATCGGCGAGAAGATCTCCTTCCGACGCTTCGTCCGGTTCGAGCTGTCCGACGCGGTCCCCGGCGTGGTCGTCCCCTACATCCACGCGGGCGGGAAGATCGGGGTGCTGGTGGCGCTCGAGGGCGCCGGTCCGAAGAACGCCGAGACGGCCGCGCTGGCCAAGGACCTGGCGATGCAGGTGGCGGCGGCGAGCCCGGCGTACGTCAGCCGGAAGGACGTCCCCGCCGAGGTGGTGGAGCACGAGAAGTCGATCTACCGCGAGCAGGCGAAGGCCTCCGGCAAGCCCGACAAGATCCTCGACAAGATCGCGGAGGGCAAGCTCGAGAAGTTCTACGGCGACTTCTGCATCCTCGAGCAGGCGTTCATCAAGGATCCCGACCGGAAGGTCGGGCAGCTCCTCGCGGAGGCAGGGAAGGCCGCCGGGACGGAGATCCGGCTGAAGTCCTTCGCCCGGTTCCAGGTGGGCGAGGGCATGGAGAAGCGGTCGGACGACCTGGCCGCGGAGGTCGCGAAGCAGATCGGGAAGGGGTAG
- the rpsB gene encoding 30S ribosomal protein S2: MANGQSSVITMKQLLEAGVHFGHQTKRWNPKMKKYIFTARNGIYIIDLQQTVKMFRAAYDTVRTMAAEGKTILFVGTKKQAQEAVEEEARRASAPYVNQRWLGGMLTNFTTIRKSLDRLQKLSEIGTDGTAERLPKKEVMKLEKERVKLEKILGGIRELRRQPDALFVVDPSREQIAILEARRLQIPIIAIVDTNCDPDLVDHVIPGNDDAIRAIKLFLSKMADAIIEGKAVYAEKNASKGDKESETPEVTVSLISTEDEEEAPAAPEGAAE, from the coding sequence ATGGCGAACGGGCAAAGCTCCGTGATCACGATGAAACAGCTTCTGGAAGCGGGCGTCCACTTCGGCCACCAGACCAAGCGGTGGAACCCGAAGATGAAGAAGTACATCTTCACCGCCCGCAACGGGATCTACATCATCGACCTGCAGCAGACGGTGAAGATGTTCCGCGCCGCCTACGACACGGTCCGCACGATGGCCGCCGAAGGGAAGACCATCCTCTTCGTCGGGACGAAGAAGCAGGCGCAGGAGGCGGTGGAGGAGGAGGCGCGCCGGGCGAGCGCCCCGTACGTCAACCAGCGGTGGCTCGGCGGGATGCTCACGAACTTCACCACGATCCGCAAGAGCCTCGACCGGCTGCAGAAGCTGTCCGAGATCGGCACCGACGGGACGGCCGAGCGGCTTCCGAAGAAGGAAGTGATGAAGCTCGAGAAGGAGCGGGTGAAGCTGGAGAAGATCCTGGGCGGCATCCGCGAGCTGCGGCGCCAGCCCGACGCCCTGTTCGTTGTGGACCCGTCCCGGGAGCAGATCGCGATCCTCGAGGCGCGGCGGCTGCAGATCCCGATCATCGCCATCGTCGACACGAACTGCGACCCGGACCTGGTCGACCACGTGATCCCCGGCAACGACGACGCGATCCGCGCGATCAAGCTGTTCCTCTCCAAGATGGCCGACGCGATCATCGAAGGGAAGGCGGTCTACGCAGAGAAGAACGCCTCGAAGGGGGACAAGGAATCGGAGACCCCCGAGGTCACCGTCTCCCTCATCTCCACCGAAGACGAGGAAGAGGCCCCCGCGGCGCCCGAAGGCGCGGCGGAGTAG
- the argJ gene encoding bifunctional glutamate N-acetyltransferase/amino-acid acetyltransferase ArgJ: MGNGAKSGGMIVVPGFRAAGTACGIKKTGKPDLALVVSDRPCVSAAVFTRNKVAAAPVVWGRSLRGRSRMRGILVNSGNANACTGEEGLRAVRETSRAACAAIGLPDGSLLIGSTGVIGVQLPVGKIVSAVPGLVRRLSPDGIPAAGEAIRTTDAFPKRGVRFVRIGGRQVTIGGIAKGAGMIAPNMGTLLAYAFTDAALAPADARRVLREAVDSSFNRIVVDGDTSTNDTAALFANGACGLPPLSGKDLATFKDALGSLLLDLALMIVRDGEGATRVVKIEVTGARTDADAERVARAAATSPLVKTAVYGADINWGRVIAAAGRAGIPLDPAKISMRFAGEEVLRRGMRPDPAAERRAAPKIRKEAYAIRVDLGIGKGSSFLYFSDLTQEYVRINAGYRT, translated from the coding sequence ATGGGCAACGGGGCGAAGTCCGGCGGGATGATCGTCGTTCCGGGGTTCCGCGCCGCCGGGACCGCCTGCGGGATCAAGAAGACCGGCAAGCCCGATCTCGCGCTGGTGGTTTCCGACCGTCCCTGCGTCTCCGCGGCGGTGTTCACGAGGAACAAGGTGGCGGCGGCGCCCGTCGTCTGGGGCAGGTCGCTGCGGGGCCGGTCCCGGATGCGCGGGATCCTGGTCAACAGCGGCAACGCGAACGCCTGCACGGGAGAGGAAGGGCTGCGGGCGGTGCGGGAAACCTCCCGCGCGGCCTGCGCGGCGATCGGGCTGCCCGACGGCTCCCTGCTGATCGGCTCCACCGGCGTCATCGGCGTGCAGCTCCCGGTCGGGAAGATCGTCTCGGCCGTCCCGGGTCTCGTCCGGAGACTCTCCCCGGACGGCATCCCGGCGGCGGGCGAGGCGATCCGGACGACCGACGCCTTCCCCAAGCGGGGGGTGCGCTTCGTCCGCATCGGCGGCCGGCAGGTCACCATCGGCGGGATCGCGAAGGGCGCGGGGATGATCGCCCCGAACATGGGGACGCTGCTCGCATACGCCTTCACCGACGCCGCCCTCGCGCCCGCGGATGCCCGGCGGGTCCTGAGGGAGGCGGTCGACTCATCCTTCAACCGGATCGTGGTGGACGGGGACACGAGCACGAACGATACGGCCGCCCTCTTCGCCAACGGCGCCTGCGGGCTGCCGCCGCTGTCGGGGAAGGATCTTGCAACGTTCAAGGACGCGCTGGGTTCCCTGCTGCTCGATCTCGCCCTGATGATCGTCCGGGACGGCGAGGGGGCGACGCGGGTCGTGAAGATCGAGGTGACCGGGGCGCGGACCGACGCGGACGCTGAGCGGGTCGCCCGCGCGGCGGCGACCTCTCCCCTCGTGAAGACGGCGGTCTACGGGGCGGACATCAACTGGGGGCGGGTGATCGCCGCGGCGGGAAGGGCGGGGATCCCGCTGGACCCCGCGAAGATCTCGATGCGGTTCGCCGGGGAGGAGGTGCTCCGGCGGGGGATGCGGCCGGATCCCGCGGCGGAGCGCCGCGCCGCCCCGAAGATCCGCAAGGAGGCGTACGCGATCCGGGTCGACCTCGGAATCGGGAAGGGGAGCTCCTTCCTCTATTTCTCCGATCTTACGCAGGAGTACGTGCGCATCAACGCAGGATACCGCACCTGA